One window of Oreochromis niloticus isolate F11D_XX linkage group LG23, O_niloticus_UMD_NMBU, whole genome shotgun sequence genomic DNA carries:
- the pdzk1ip1 gene encoding PDZK1-interacting protein 1 gives MGTLCALTSCLLLAVGTVTAQTEPTNTNERALPQWLTGIIAVCGFLFLAFVVVLAKKAWCENPSSRTSIEDVRERDIVSSNPYDMRLSSIRRKSAESGNENTYETNLDAFRSKDAPNAFNNLAVDINGKTTSM, from the exons ATGGGGACGCTCTGCGCACTGACTTCCTGTTTACTGCTCGCTGTCGGAACGGTGACGGCTCAGACAG AGCCCACTAACACCAACGAGCGGGCACTGCCTCAGTGGCTGACTGGCATCATCGCCGTCTGCGGCTTCCTGTTCCTCGCCTTTGTCGTCGTCCTGGCGAAGAAGGCGTGGTGTGAAAACCCCAGCAG CAGGACAAGCATTGAAGATGTTAGAGAACGTGACATTGTCAGCAGCAACCCGTATGATATGCGCCTCAGCTCCATCAG GAGGAAGAGCGCTGAGTCAGGGAACGAAAACACCTACGAGACGAATCTGGACGCCTTCAG GAGCAAAGATGCACCAAACGCCTTCAACAACCTGGCAGTCGACATCAATGGCAAGACAACCTCCATGTGA